Proteins encoded by one window of Arabidopsis thaliana chromosome 2, partial sequence:
- a CDS encoding TPX2 (targeting protein for Xklp2) protein family (TPX2 (targeting protein for Xklp2) protein family; CONTAINS InterPro DOMAIN/s: Xklp2 targeting protein (InterPro:IPR009675); BEST Arabidopsis thaliana protein match is: TPX2 (targeting protein for Xklp2) protein family (TAIR:AT4G32330.2); Has 2143 Blast hits to 1757 proteins in 233 species: Archae - 0; Bacteria - 125; Metazoa - 980; Fungi - 165; Plants - 356; Viruses - 3; Other Eukaryotes - 514 (source: NCBI BLink).), giving the protein MDSESVVAADGADCAIANGEVTMEGDSSNGNGGTSENLECCSTQHPMEASEGTQNEQVDDSKQMRGQKVQGRVKHEKTSGGKNIPSVLVKKKKDGKVVASNGSVAPNVKPVKSPKSKSLNGREAHVTKHGNHDSLPAEGTRDKPKLRETRKQVNDTSEDDTQYPKEDDGKPRRASALPNYGFSFRCDQRAEKRREFYSKLEEKIHAKEEEKNTVQAKSKETQEAELKMLRKSLNFKATPMPTFYQEPQLPKTELKKIAITRPKSPKLGRKKTNSRADSEEAITIQTPRFGRLSLDEKTPKDNPVVEGSVPGETKKPPVRKSLPRLPSEKTNLSNGKVAPAKAVTASTKAKSERKKPDKDVDDLSQSSPVDDNADPEDSQEQAPRVNEDRNESHMVVEVVAVEP; this is encoded by the exons ATGGACTCTGAAAGCGTCGTAGCTGCTGACGGTGCGGATTGTGCTATTGCAAATGGTGAAGTGACAATGGAAGGAGACAGTAGTAATGGAAATGGTGGTACTTCAGAGAATTTGGAATGTTGTTCTACTCAGCATCCTATGGAGGCATCTGAG GGCACACAGAATGAACAAGTGGATGATTCAAAACAGATGAGAGGACAAAAGGTGCAAGGAAGGGTCAAGCATGAGAAGACCTCTGGAGGCAAGAATATTCCATCAGtcttggtgaagaagaaaaaagatgggAAAGTGGTGGCATCAAATGGTTCTGTTGCTCCAAACGTAAAGCCTGTAAAGTCTCCTAAGAGCAAATCGCTCAATGGTAGAGAGGCTCATGTCACGAAG CATGGGAACCATGACTCTCTACCAGCTGAAGGGACCAG GGACAAGCCAAAACTGAGGgaaacaaggaaacaagtCAATGATACATCTGAAGATGATACACAGTA tccaaaagaagatgatggcAAACCTCGTCGAGCTAGTGCACTTCCAAATTATGGATTCAGTTTTAGATGTGACCAACGAgctgaaaaaagaagagag TTCTATTCAAAGCTTGAGGAAAAGATCCAtgcgaaagaagaagaaaagaatacCGTACAAGCTAAGTCCAAG GAAACTCAAGAAGCTGAGCTTAAGATGCTAAGGAAGAGTCTGAACTTCAAAGCCACACCTATGCCTACCTTCTATCAAGAACCTCAGCTACCTAAAACAGAGTTAAAGAAG ATAGCGATAACAAGACCAAAATCTCCAAAACTCGGGCGGAAGAAGACCAATTCTCGAGCAGATTCTGAAGAAGCCATTACTATTCAAACCCCTCGCTTTGGTAGGTTGAGCTTAGATGAGAAAACTCCTAAAGATAACCCGGTTGTTGAAGGAAGTGTACCCGGTGAGACCAAGAAGCCACCAGTGCGCAAGTCACTTCCCAGGTTGCCTTCAGAAAAGACAAATCTGTCCAACGGGAAGGTGGCTCCAGCAAAAGCTGTAACAGCCTCAACAAAGGCAAAGtcggaaagaaagaaaccagATAAAGATGTGGATGACCTAAGCCAGTCAAGTCCTGTAGACGACAATGCTGACCCAGAAGATTCACAAGAACAAGCTCCAAGAGTGAATGAAGACAGAAACGAATCTCACATGGTAGTGGAAGTGGTTGCGGTTGAGCCTTAA
- a CDS encoding TPX2 (targeting protein for Xklp2) protein family: MDSESVVAADGADCAIANGEVTMEGDSSNGNGGTSENLECCSTQHPMEASEGTQNEQVDDSKQMRGQKVQGRVKHEKTSGGKNIPSVLVKKKKDGKVVASNGSVAPNVKPVKSPKSKSLNGREAHVTKHGNHDSLPAEGTRDKPKLRETRKQVNDTSEDDTQYSPKEDDGKPRRASALPNYGFSFRCDQRAEKRREFYSKLEEKIHAKEEEKNTVQAKSKETQEAELKMLRKSLNFKATPMPTFYQEPQLPKTELKKIAITRPKSPKLGRKKTNSRADSEEAITIQTPRFGRLSLDEKTPKDNPVVEGSVPGETKKPPVRKSLPRLPSEKTNLSNGKVAPAKAVTASTKAKSERKKPDKDVDDLSQSSPVDDNADPEDSQEQAPRVNEDRNESHMVVEVVAVEP; this comes from the exons ATGGACTCTGAAAGCGTCGTAGCTGCTGACGGTGCGGATTGTGCTATTGCAAATGGTGAAGTGACAATGGAAGGAGACAGTAGTAATGGAAATGGTGGTACTTCAGAGAATTTGGAATGTTGTTCTACTCAGCATCCTATGGAGGCATCTGAG GGCACACAGAATGAACAAGTGGATGATTCAAAACAGATGAGAGGACAAAAGGTGCAAGGAAGGGTCAAGCATGAGAAGACCTCTGGAGGCAAGAATATTCCATCAGtcttggtgaagaagaaaaaagatgggAAAGTGGTGGCATCAAATGGTTCTGTTGCTCCAAACGTAAAGCCTGTAAAGTCTCCTAAGAGCAAATCGCTCAATGGTAGAGAGGCTCATGTCACGAAG CATGGGAACCATGACTCTCTACCAGCTGAAGGGACCAG GGACAAGCCAAAACTGAGGgaaacaaggaaacaagtCAATGATACATCTGAAGATGATACACAGTA TAGtccaaaagaagatgatggcAAACCTCGTCGAGCTAGTGCACTTCCAAATTATGGATTCAGTTTTAGATGTGACCAACGAgctgaaaaaagaagagag TTCTATTCAAAGCTTGAGGAAAAGATCCAtgcgaaagaagaagaaaagaatacCGTACAAGCTAAGTCCAAG GAAACTCAAGAAGCTGAGCTTAAGATGCTAAGGAAGAGTCTGAACTTCAAAGCCACACCTATGCCTACCTTCTATCAAGAACCTCAGCTACCTAAAACAGAGTTAAAGAAG ATAGCGATAACAAGACCAAAATCTCCAAAACTCGGGCGGAAGAAGACCAATTCTCGAGCAGATTCTGAAGAAGCCATTACTATTCAAACCCCTCGCTTTGGTAGGTTGAGCTTAGATGAGAAAACTCCTAAAGATAACCCGGTTGTTGAAGGAAGTGTACCCGGTGAGACCAAGAAGCCACCAGTGCGCAAGTCACTTCCCAGGTTGCCTTCAGAAAAGACAAATCTGTCCAACGGGAAGGTGGCTCCAGCAAAAGCTGTAACAGCCTCAACAAAGGCAAAGtcggaaagaaagaaaccagATAAAGATGTGGATGACCTAAGCCAGTCAAGTCCTGTAGACGACAATGCTGACCCAGAAGATTCACAAGAACAAGCTCCAAGAGTGAATGAAGACAGAAACGAATCTCACATGGTAGTGGAAGTGGTTGCGGTTGAGCCTTAA
- a CDS encoding prolamin-like protein (DUF784) (LOCATED IN: endomembrane system; CONTAINS InterPro DOMAIN/s: Protein of unknown function DUF784, Arabidopsis thaliana (InterPro:IPR008502); BEST Arabidopsis thaliana protein match is: Protein of unknown function (DUF784) (TAIR:AT3G30247.1); Has 55 Blast hits to 55 proteins in 3 species: Archae - 0; Bacteria - 0; Metazoa - 0; Fungi - 0; Plants - 55; Viruses - 0; Other Eukaryotes - 0 (source: NCBI BLink).), which translates to MENKTIFLALFSIMVLLSYFNPSLAIAADLEEMLINEFDVVLKHWPSPGDYNLNVIRGQPRKHLKYLLDCAVKMGAGGNECNIEIRDVFSRNKSFSKDCCRVLVKGGRKCYTEWMKMFFQFYQLNRFSSNAMIKTNETWNKCSNGTESISPFSG; encoded by the coding sequence atggaaaataaaaccattttcttgGCATTGTTTTCAATCATGGTTTTGCTATCATATTTTAATCCAAGTTTGGCCATAGCAGCCGATCTTGAGGAGATGCTAATCAACGAGTTTGATGTGGTGCTTAAACATTGGCCGAGCCCGGGTGATTATAATCTCAATGTTATCCGTGGACAACCAAGAAAACATCTCAAATATCTTCTTGATTGCGCAGTAAAAATGGGAGCTGGTGGAAATGAATGTAACATTGAAATAAGAGACGTATTTTCTCGGAACAAAAGTTTTTCGAAAGATTGTTGTCGGGTGCTAGTGAAAGGTGGCAGAAAATGCTACACAGAATggatgaaaatgttttttcaatTCTATCAACTCAACCGTTTTAGTTCTAACGCGATGATCAAAACTAACGAAACATGGAACAAATGTTCTAATGGAACTGAATCTATTTCACCATTTTCTGGTTAA
- the EBF1 gene encoding EIN3-binding F box protein 1 (EIN3-binding F box protein 1 (EBF1); CONTAINS InterPro DOMAIN/s: F-box domain, cyclin-like (InterPro:IPR001810), F-box domain, Skp2-like (InterPro:IPR022364), Leucine-rich repeat, cysteine-containing subtype (InterPro:IPR006553); BEST Arabidopsis thaliana protein match is: EIN3-binding F box protein 2 (TAIR:AT5G25350.1); Has 13069 Blast hits to 4728 proteins in 296 species: Archae - 0; Bacteria - 528; Metazoa - 5097; Fungi - 1628; Plants - 4199; Viruses - 9; Other Eukaryotes - 1608 (source: NCBI BLink).), with the protein MSQIFSFAGENDFYRRGAIYPNPKDASLLLSLGSFADVYFPPSKRSRVVAPTIFSAFEKKPVSIDVLPDECLFEIFRRLSGPQERSACAFVSKQWLTLVSSIRQKEIDVPSKITEDGDDCEGCLSRSLDGKKATDVRLAAIAVGTAGRGGLGKLSIRGSNSAKVSDLGLRSIGRSCPSLGSLSLWNVSTITDNGLLEIAEGCAQLEKLELNRCSTITDKGLVAIAKSCPNLTELTLEACSRIGDEGLLAIARSCSKLKSVSIKNCPLVRDQGIASLLSNTTCSLAKLKLQMLNVTDVSLAVVGHYGLSITDLVLAGLSHVSEKGFWVMGNGVGLQKLNSLTITACQGVTDMGLESVGKGCPNMKKAIISKSPLLSDNGLVSFAKASLSLESLQLEECHRVTQFGFFGSLLNCGEKLKAFSLVNCLSIRDLTTGLPASSHCSALRSLSIRNCPGFGDANLAAIGKLCPQLEDIDLCGLKGITESGFLHLIQSSLVKINFSGCSNLTDRVISAITARNGWTLEVLNIDGCSNITDASLVSIAANCQILSDLDISKCAISDSGIQALASSDKLKLQILSVAGCSMVTDKSLPAIVGLGSTLLGLNLQQCRSISNSTVDFLVERLYKCDILS; encoded by the exons ATGTCTCAGATCTTTAGTTTTGCCG gtgaaaatgatttttacCGTCGTGGCGCAATATACCCAAACCCAAAGGATGCTAGTCTTTTGTTATCGCTTGGTAGTTTCGCTGATGTTTATTTCCCTCCAAGCAAGAGATCACGTGTTGTTGCACCTACGATCTTCAGTGCTTTCGAGAAAAAGCCAGTTTCCATTGATGTGCTACCAGATGAGTGTCTTTTTGAGATCTTTAGGCGTTTGTCTGGACCACAAGAGAGGAGTGCTTGCGCTTTTGTCTCCAAACAGTGGCTTACGCTTGTAAGTAGCATCCGTCAAAAGGAGATTGATGTTCCTTCCAAGATAActgaagatggtgatgattGTGAAGGGTGTTTGTCTAGGAGCTTAGATGGGAAGAAGGCAACAGATGTTAGATTGGCAGCAATTGCTGTTGGAACTGCTGGTCGTGGGGGACTTGGAAAATTGTCGATTCGAGGTAGCAACTCTGCTAAAGTTTCAGATCTTGGTCTTCGGTCTATTGGTCGTAGCTGCCCTTCTCTCGGGTCTCTTTCACTGTGGAACGTTTCTACCATTACTGACAATGGACTTTTGGAGATTGCTGAGGGTTGTGCTCAACTTGAGAAGCTTGAGCTGAACCGCTGCTCTACAATCACTGACAAGGGTTTGGTAGCTATTGCTAAGAGCTGCCCCAACTTGACTGAGCTGACATTGGAGGCTTGTTCAAGAATTGGAGATGAGGGTTTGCTAGCCATTGCAAGATCCTGCTCCAAGCTGAAGTCAGTCTCGATCAAGAACTGTCCTCTTGTCAGGGATCAAGGAATCGCCTCTCTACTGTCTAACACCACCTGTTCCTTGGCAAAACTTAAGCTTCAGATGCTGAATGTCACTGATGTGTCTCTTGCTGTTGTGGGTCATTACGGCTTGTCGATCACTGATCTTGTGCTCGCTGGATTATCACACGTGAGCGAGAAGGGATTCTGGGTCATGGGAAATGGTGTCGGGCTGCAAAAATTAAACTCTCTGACCATCACAGCCTGCCAAGGAGTGACTGACATGGGGCTTGAATCTGTTGGAAAGGGCTGCCCGAACATGAAAAAGGCGATCATCAGTAAATCCCCTTTGTTATCTGACAACGGGTTGGTCTCTTTTGCAAAAGCTTCTTTATCACTTGAGAGTCTTCAGCTTGAAGAATGCCACAGGGTTACCCAATTTGGGTTTTTTGGTTCCCTTTTGAACTGTGGTGAAAAGTTGAAGGCTTTCTCTCTGGTGAACTGTTTGAGTATTAGAGATCTCACCACAGGATTGCCTGCTTCATCTCATTGCAGCGCTCTGCGCTCTTTGTCTATTCGTAACTGCCCTGGCTTTGGTGATGCAAATCTTGCAGCCATCGGGAAGTTGTGCCCTCAGCTCGAGGATATTGATCTGTGTGGGCTCAAGGGGATAACAGAGTCTGGTTTCCTACATCTGATTCAGAGCTCTCTTGTGAAGATCAACTTCAGTGGTTGTTCCAATTTGACTGATAGAGTGATCTCTGCCATCACTGCTCGTAACGGGTGGACTCTTGAAGTCTTAAACATCGATGGATGTTCCAATATCACTGACGCCAGCCTGGTCTCCATTGCAGCAAACTGCCAGATTCTCAGTGATTTGGATATTTCGAAATGCGCAATCTCAGATTCAGGGATTCAAGCATTGGCCTCCTCTGATAAGCTCAAACTGCAGATCCTATCAGTTGCAGGTTGCTCTATGGTTACAGACAAGAGCTTGCCAGCCATCGTCGGGTTGGGTTCCACTCTATTGGGATTAAACCTCCAACAGTGTCGATCCATTTCCAATTCCACTGTCGACTTCTTAGTCGAGCGTCTTTACAAATGTGACATCCTCTCCTGA
- a CDS encoding Inosine triphosphate pyrophosphatase family protein (Inosine triphosphate pyrophosphatase family protein; FUNCTIONS IN: molecular_function unknown; INVOLVED IN: biological_process unknown; LOCATED IN: cytoplasm; CONTAINS InterPro DOMAIN/s: Maf-like protein (InterPro:IPR003697); BEST Arabidopsis thaliana protein match is: Maf-like protein (TAIR:AT5G66550.1); Has 30201 Blast hits to 17322 proteins in 780 species: Archae - 12; Bacteria - 1396; Metazoa - 17338; Fungi - 3422; Plants - 5037; Viruses - 0; Other Eukaryotes - 2996 (source: NCBI BLink).): protein MAKKAMENGYKLILGSQSMARKQILAEMGYDFTIVTADIDEKAIRKEKPEDLVVTIAEAKANEIILKLGGENQFTQDSQPTLLITADTVVVYKGVIRE from the coding sequence ATGGCAAAGAAGGCGATGGAGAACGGATATAAGCTGATTCTAGGTTCTCAGTCGATGGCGAGAAAGCAGATTCTGGCTGAAATGGGATATGATTTCACTATTGTAACTGCAGATATTGATGAGAAAGCTATTAGGAAAGAGAAGCCTGAAGATTTGGTTGTGACTATTGCTGAAGCAAAAGCAAATGAGATTATATTGAAATTAGGAGGTGAAAACCAGTTTACACAAGATTCTCAACCAACTCTATTGATTACTGCAGATACTGTTGTTGTGTACAAAGGTGTTATTAGAGAATAA
- a CDS encoding uncharacterized protein (unknown protein; FUNCTIONS IN: molecular_function unknown; INVOLVED IN: biological_process unknown; LOCATED IN: endomembrane system; EXPRESSED IN: 22 plant structures; EXPRESSED DURING: 13 growth stages; BEST Arabidopsis thaliana protein match is: unknown protein (TAIR:AT5G42530.1).), whose amino-acid sequence MTSTMVLFLLLLLVFPHMDKALGAHEESQKQEKTYHDARFTIPIKPKYIPKVIRPTPKDPPIPECLRKGTCSRLHLSPPPPQRSFKGTNEPGH is encoded by the exons ATGACATCTACTATGGTTCTattcctccttcttcttcttgtgtttcCGCATATGGATAAAGCCCTAGGCGCACACGAGGAATCCCAGAAACAAG AAAAGACTTACCATGATGCACGCTTTACTATTCCTATTAAGCCAAAATATATTCCTAAGGTTATACGCCCTACGCCAAAAGATCCGCCTATTCCGGAATGTCTTCGAAAAGGCACATGTAGTCGTCTTCATTTATCTCCTCCTCCGCCCCAGAGGTCTTTCAAAGGCACAAACGAACCTGGTCATTGA
- a CDS encoding uncharacterized protein (unknown protein; Has 2 Blast hits to 2 proteins in 1 species: Archae - 0; Bacteria - 0; Metazoa - 0; Fungi - 0; Plants - 2; Viruses - 0; Other Eukaryotes - 0 (source: NCBI BLink).): protein MMHALLFLLSQNIFLRLYALRQKIRLFRNVFEKAHVVVFIYLLLRPRGLSKAQTNLVIDLNLASNACVCACFLHCGLVCGFCLCLPMHVFVIFYSLSNGRYNK from the coding sequence ATGATGCACGCTTTACTATTCCTATTAAGCCAAAATATATTCCTAAGGTTATACGCCCTACGCCAAAAGATCCGCCTATTCCGGAATGTCTTCGAAAAGGCACATGTAGTCGTCTTCATTTATCTCCTCCTCCGCCCCAGAGGTCTTTCAAAGGCACAAACGAACCTGGTCATTGACCTCAATCTAGCTTCGAATGCGTGTGTGTGTGCATGTTTCTTACATTGTGGTTTGGTTTGTGGCTTCTGTCTTTGTTTACCTATGCATGTGTTTGTCATATTTTATAGTTTGTCGAACGGCCgctataataaataa
- a CDS encoding Drug/metabolite transporter superfamily protein (Drug/metabolite transporter superfamily protein; FUNCTIONS IN: organic anion transmembrane transporter activity; LOCATED IN: endomembrane system, membrane; EXPRESSED IN: 22 plant structures; EXPRESSED DURING: 13 growth stages; CONTAINS InterPro DOMAIN/s: Protein of unknown function DUF6, transmembrane (InterPro:IPR000620), Protein of unknown function DUF250 (InterPro:IPR004853); BEST Arabidopsis thaliana protein match is: Nucleotide-sugar transporter family protein (TAIR:AT4G32390.1); Has 2445 Blast hits to 2439 proteins in 251 species: Archae - 0; Bacteria - 11; Metazoa - 512; Fungi - 442; Plants - 1237; Viruses - 0; Other Eukaryotes - 243 (source: NCBI BLink).) has product MGKGRALSDGVIKKIILSYTYVAIWIFLSFTVIVYNKYILDKKMYNWPFPITLTMIHMGFCSSLAVILIKVFKVVEPVSMSRETYLRSVVPIGALYSLSLWLSNSAYIYLSVSFIQMLKALMPVAVYSIGVLLKKETFKSQTMTNMLSISFGVAIAAYGEAKFDGWGVFLQLGAVAFEATRLVLIQILLTSKGINLNPITSLYYVAPCCLVFLSVPWIFVEFPVLRDTSSFHFDFVIFGTNSVCAFALNLAVFLLVGKTSALTMNVAGVVKDWLLIAFSWSVIKDTVTPINLFGYGLAFLGVGYYNHCKLQALKAKDAQKKVQASDDEAGKLLEERESEAKRNETQD; this is encoded by the coding sequence ATGGGGAAAGGTCGTGCACTTTCCGACGGAGTGATCAAAAAGATCATCCTTTCATACACCTATGTCGCAATCTGGATCTTCCTCAGCTTCACAGTCATCGTCTACAACAAATACATCCTCGACAAGAAGATGTATAATTGGCCATTCCCAATAACTCTCACCATGATCCACATGGGTTTTTGCTCTTCCTTAGCTGTGATTCTCATCAAAGTCTTCAAAGTCGTCGAGCCTGTTTCAATGTCACGCGAGACTTATCTCAGATCCGTCGTACCAATCGGCGCGTTGTACTCACTTTCTCTCTGGTTATCAAACTCTGCTTACATCTACCTCTCTGTTTCCTTCATTCAAATGCTCAAAGCCCTAATGCCTGTAGCAGTTTACTCAATCGGGgttttgttgaagaaagagaCTTTCAAATCTCAGACTATGACTAACATGCTTTCGATCTCGTTTGGTGTTGCTATTGCTGCTTATGGTGAAGCTAAGTTTGATGGTTGGGGTGTTTTTCTTCAGCTTGGTGCTGTTGCTTTTGAAGCCACTAGGTTGGTTTTGATTCAGATCTTGCTTACTTCTAAAGGAATCAATCTAAATCCAATCACTTCTCTCTATTACGTTGCTCcttgttgtttggttttccTCTCTGTTCCTTGGATCTTTGTGGAGTTTCCAGTTCTTAGAGATACTTCGAGTTTCCATTTCGATTTCGTGATCTTTGGAACCAATTCTGTTTGTGCGTTTGCTTTGAATCTTGCTGTGTTCTTGCTCGTTGGGAAAACCTCTGCTTTGACTATGAATGTGGCTGGTGTGGTTAAGGATTGGCTCTTGATTGCATTCTCGTGGTCGGTGATTAAGGACACGGTCACACCTATCAATCTGTTTGGTTATGGACTTGCCTTTTTGGGTGTTGGATATTACAATCACTGCAAGTTACAGGCGTTGAAGGCTAAAGATGCACAGAAGAAGGTTCAGGCAAGTGATGACGAAGCTGGGAAGCTTTTGGAAGAGAGGGAAAGTGAAGCTAAACGCAACGAAACCCAAGATTGA
- a CDS encoding AFG1-like ATPase family protein, with amino-acid sequence MSRTGPHRVWQIWHPSFDISTKPTKEIYTDTNKPNQQYDKRSIFHHLNRDRKASLQRRNHNRSLKQQIMPNVSQISTVLRLAFSCKRRLSNGLHFVARSYSTSDPPKQPSGPLTNYSKLVEQGRLQHDPYQEKVVSAFENLFGRLEHFEKQMEDYHVRLAEWEKKREEERRKLMVEEAEKKEDDGMWASVNKQGQKLLGRWVLGRRQMNVEPGVGKWVSYLNRERKLDSIVGSRPAVPPAPKGLYIYGNVGCGKTMLMDMFYGATDGIIRHRQRFHFHEAMLKINEQMHKYWKENGAEKPMQYSISSWIMNLPVDEKVKEWLAGEEFYKQQLQMKHILPAVADKFLVDQQSSKKGASILCFDEIQTVDVFAIVALSGIMSRLLTTGTVLVATSNRAPRELNQDGMQKEIFDKFISKLEKHCEIISIGSEVDYRRVAAKNSAENVHYLWPLNDAVLEEFEKMWRQVTDQYGGEITSATLPVMFGRTVEVPESCSGVARFTFEYLCGRPVGAADYIAVAKNYHTIFISDIPAMSMEIRDKV; translated from the exons ATGTCACGGACCGGACCACATCGGGTTTGGCAGATTTGGCATCCTAGTTTTGACATCTCTACCAAACCCACTAAAGAAATCTACACGGACACTAATAAGCCAAATCAGCAATACGACAAACGGTCCATATTCCACCAC CTAAACCGTGATCGTAAAGCTAGTCTCCAGAGAAGAAACCACAATCGGAGTCTGAAGCAACAAATTATGCCTAATGTTTCTCAGATCTCTACTGTTCTACGTCTAGCGTTTTCTTGTAAAAGAAGACTCTCCAATGGCTTACACTTCGTTGCTCGTTCCTATTCCACCTCTGATCCTCCCAAACAACCATCAG GTCCACTGACGAATTACTCTAAGTTAGTGGAGCAAGGGAGGTTACAACATGATCCATACCAAGAGAAAGTTGTTTCGGCATTCGAAAATTTGTTTGGAAGATTGGAACATTTCGAGAAGCAAATGGAGGATTATCAT GTGAGATTAGCAGAgtgggagaagaagagagaggaggaacGAAGAAAGCTAATGGtggaagaagctgagaagaaggaagatgatGGAATGTGGGCATCTGTGAATAAGCAGGGACAAAAGCTTTTGGGAAGATGGGTATTAGG GCGGAGACAGATGAATGTAGAACCTGGAGTTGGTAAATGGGTATCGTACCTTAACCGAGAGAGAAAATTGGACTCGATTGTCGGTTCTCGTCCCGCGGTACCACCAGCTCCAAAAGGATTATATATCTATGGAAATGTAGGATGTG GCAAGACTATGTTGATGGATATGTTTTATGGTGCTACTGATGGGATCATTAGACATAGACAACGGTTTCACTTTCATGAG GCTATGCTGAAGATAAATGAACAAATGCACAAGTATTGGAAGGAGAATGGTGCTGAGAAGCCAATGCAATATAGCATTTCGAGCTGGATTATGAATCTTCCTGTTGATGAAAAAGTTAAGGAATGGCTAGCAGGAGAAGAATTTTATAAGCAGCAACTCCAAATGAAACACATTCTTCCAGCTGTGGCTGATAAGTTTCTCGTTGATCAGCAATCGAGTAAAAAAGGAGCTAGCATCCTCTGCTTTGATGAGATTCAG ACAGTTGATGTATTTGCTATTGTGGCCTTATCTGGAATTATGAGCAGATTGTTGACTACTGGAACTGTTCTTGTGGCCACCAGTAACCGAGCACCACGGGAGTTGAATCag GACGGAATGCAGAAGGAGATATTTGATAAGTTTATCTCTAAATTGGAGAAACATTGTGAAATAATCTCAATTGGAAGTGAAGTAGATTACCGCCGAGTTGCAGCAAAAAATTCGGCTGAAAAT GTTCACTACTTATGGCCTTTGAATGATGCTGTTCTGGAAGAATTTGAGAAAATGTGGCGTCAGGTCACTGACCAGTACGGTGGAGAAATAACTTCGGCGACTCTCCCAGTGATGTTTGGAAG AACAGTGGAAGTTCCTGAAAGCTGTAGTGGAGTGGCAAGGTTCACATTCGAGTATCTATGTGGTCGACCGGTAGGTGCAGCAGATTATATCGCAGTGGCCAAAAACTatcatacaatttttatatctGATATTCCAGCAATGAGCATGGAGATACGCGACAAGGTATAA